Proteins found in one Arachis stenosperma cultivar V10309 chromosome 8, arast.V10309.gnm1.PFL2, whole genome shotgun sequence genomic segment:
- the LOC130944715 gene encoding transport inhibitor response 1-like protein: protein MTHSGSSLPDLPNCTSTAAPMSEIRSPPPDRVLEIVLENVLHFLTCRRDRNAASLVCHSWYRAEALTRSDLFIGNCYAVSPHRATSRFRRVRSLTVKGKPRFADFDLLPLNWGAHFSPWGSALADAYPWLEKLHLKRMSLTDDDLNLIARSFPSFKELVLVCCEGFGIPGIAAVAANCRLLRVLDLVESVVEDADEDEEVMDWISCFPDGETHLESLVFECVECPVNFESLERLVARSPYLKKLRLNHYVSIPQLYRLMHRAPQLTHLGTGSFCASDDVAVGDQELDYSSAFAACKSLVCLSGFRDILPDYLPAIYPACANLTSLNLSYADVNADQLKPVILQCHKLQTLWVLDSICDEGLQAVAATCKDLRELRVFPGNTREEVEGPVSEVGLEVISQGCRKLQSILFFCQRMTNAAVIAMSKNCPDLVVFRLCIIGRYRPDPETHEPMDDGFGAIVMNCKKLTRLAVSGLLTDQAFRYIGMYGKLVRTLSVAFAGDSDQGLKYVLEGCPNLQKLEIRDSPFGDAALHSGLHHFYNMRFLWMSTCKLTRQGCQEIARALPHLALEVIDSQEDKADDHIEILYMYRSLDRPRNDAPKCVTILQ from the exons ATGACTCATTCTGGATCTTCTCTCCCCGATCTCCCCAACTGCACTTCCACCGCCGCCCCCATGTCGGAGATCCGTTCTCCGCCGCCGGATCGGGTGCTGGAGATTGTCCTCGAGAACGTGCTCCACTTCCTCACCTGCCGCCGGGACCGGAACGCCGCCTCACTCGTCTGCCATTCATGGTACCGGGCGGAGGCGCTCACCCGATCTGATCTCTTCATCGGAAACTGCTACGCCGTTTCGCCACACCGCGCCACCTCCCGCTTCCGCCGTGTCCGGTCCCTCACCGTGAAGGGCAAGCCTCGCTTCGCGGACTTCGATCTGTTGCCGCTTAACTGGGGTGCCCACTTCTCTCCCTGGGGCTCTGCACTCGCCGATGCCTACCCTTGGCTCGAGAAGCTTCACCTGAAGCGTATGTCTCTCACTGATGATGACCTCAACCTTATCGCTCGTTCCTTCCCCTCCTTCAAGGAACTCGTTCTCGTGTGCTGTGAAGGTTTTGGGATCCCTGGAATTGCCGCTGTTGCTGCCAACTGCAG GTTGCTGAGAGTGCTTGACCTTGTGGAGTCTGTGGTTGAGGATGCTGATGAAGACGAGGAGGTGATGGATTGGATATCATGTTTTCCGGATGGTGAGACTCATCTGGAGTCTCTTGTGTTTGAGTGCGTTGAGTGCCCTGTAAATTTTGAGTCCTTGGAGAGGCTAGTGGCTAGATCACCTTACCTGAAGAAGCTTAGGCTGAATCATTATGTTTCCATTCCTCAGTTGTACCGCCTGATGCATCGAGCTCCACAGCTCACCCATCTTGGGACAGGTTCATTCTGTGCATCAGATGATGTGGCTGTTGGTGATCAGGAACTGGATTACTCATCTGCCTTTGCAGCTTGCAAATCCCTAGTTTGTTTGTCTGGGTTCCGGGATATTTTGCCGGATTACTTACCGGCCATCTATCCGGCCTGTGCTAATCTCACATCTTTGAATCTTAGCTATGCTGATGTTAATGCTGACCAACTCAAACCGGTCATATTGCAATGTCATAAACTCCAAACATTATGG GTACTCGATTCAATTTGTGATGAAGGTCTTCAAGCTGTGGCTGCAACTTGCAAAGATTTGCGGGAGCTTCGAGTTTTCCCTGGTAACACAAGGGAAGAAGTCGAAGGTCCAGTTTCTGAAGTAGGCTTAGAAGTAATTTCCCAGGGTTGTAGGAAATTGCAATCGATTCTCTTCTTTTGCCAAAGAATGACGAATGCAGCTGTGATAGCTATGTCAAAGAATTGCCCGGATCTTGTTGTATTTCGTCTCTGTATAATTGGGCGATACCGGCCAGATCCTGAGACCCATGAACCCATGGATGACGGTTTTGGTGCTATTGTTATGAATTGTAAGAAACTTACTCGACTTGCTGTATCTGGGTTATTGACCGATCAAGCTTTTCGTTACATTGGGATGTATGGGAAATTAGTTCGAACACTGTCAGTTGCCTTTGCTGGAGACTCAGATCAGGGCCTTAAATATGTGCTAGAAGGATGCCCTAATTTACAAAAGCTTGAAATCAGGGACAGCCCATTTGGGGATGCAGCATTGCATTCTGGGTTGCATCATTTTTACAACATGAGATTTCTCTGGATGTCAACGTGTAAATTGACACGCCAAGGTTGCCAAGAAATTGCAAGAGCATTGCCCCATCTAGCATTGGAAGTCATTGATAGTCAAGAAGACAAAGCCGATGATCATATCGAGATATTATACATGTATCGGTCTCTCGATCGGCCGCGGAATGATGCTCCTAAATGTGTTACCATTCTTCAATAG